From a single Acidimicrobiales bacterium genomic region:
- a CDS encoding ATP-binding cassette domain-containing protein translates to MCSELFERLADAANLEDRHAENARRSSGEDVLEAVSVSKRYPGVQALSDVSLTVRRGEVHGLVGENGAGKSTLVGIASGAVAPEEGEIWINGARAPLGDPDWAREHGLAIVYQEPALLPDLTVAENVRLGMPDDHRPPVSDQLAYASQVLESWSGIAQIDPRAYVRDLAPLERFIVEIARAVAEVPTVLILDEPTEHLPAAGVEELFLLIGEVCNRGGSVVYISHRIREVKAVADRVSVLRDGELVTTGEASELSESDIVDLIVGRRLEARFPSKASTDDLGPVRLRTEGLSGQGFSDIDLEVRAGEIVGLAGIEGQGQRELLRALAGLQRSVGTVHVDGKGVRLRTSTAAVRHGIVYLAHDRHREGVLPNLGVRENAAAGGLSQWATAGFMVPRRERPAVRAQLEEVKVKTPSLETAIDDLSGGNQQKVMFSRALLNGSAVFLADEPTQGVDVGARADLYEMLRTAAAEGMAVIVVSADSAELEGLCDRVLVVSRGQIAGQLTGDDVVERSITEAALTATTVRKDRELAGAFRQHWFMRLLRSDFAPSFALIPALIVLGIIATNDSEFYLTQQNFSLTLPLAATLALFAMGQQLVMMTGAIDLSIGPLAGLQVVIASFMLDSGVSTAGWVGAILVLLGVAVLVASVNWLLTDLVRINPLIATLVTFGALQGVSLLLRPTPGGSITDGLTDAMKSEVWFIPAALIAAVVLAIGLELALYRTMWGMHVRGAGSDRIVAAKVGISPSAMLFLTFLGAALFATLASFMLMAQVRGGNASVGNGFTLSSVGAVVLGGASIHGGRGSLLGALMGALLITQINTVVQFLGWGREWQLYLLGGLTIAAAASYSLLRSR, encoded by the coding sequence ATGTGCTCTGAACTGTTCGAACGGCTGGCAGATGCTGCGAATCTCGAGGACCGCCATGCGGAGAACGCTAGGCGGTCCTCGGGAGAGGATGTCCTCGAGGCTGTTTCTGTCTCCAAGCGCTACCCGGGAGTCCAGGCGCTCAGCGATGTAAGCTTGACTGTCCGACGCGGTGAGGTCCACGGGCTCGTTGGCGAGAACGGTGCAGGCAAGTCGACGCTCGTCGGGATTGCCTCTGGAGCGGTTGCCCCCGAGGAGGGGGAGATCTGGATCAACGGGGCACGGGCCCCGTTGGGTGATCCCGACTGGGCTCGGGAGCACGGCCTCGCGATCGTGTACCAAGAGCCAGCCTTGCTTCCGGACCTGACCGTCGCAGAGAACGTCCGTCTCGGGATGCCCGACGATCACCGCCCACCGGTGTCCGACCAACTTGCCTACGCCAGCCAGGTTCTTGAGAGCTGGAGCGGCATTGCACAGATCGACCCGCGTGCCTACGTGCGGGACCTCGCTCCCCTCGAACGATTCATCGTGGAGATCGCACGCGCTGTCGCGGAGGTGCCGACCGTACTCATCCTCGACGAGCCAACTGAGCACCTGCCTGCGGCGGGTGTCGAGGAGCTATTCCTTCTGATCGGCGAGGTATGCAATCGGGGTGGCTCGGTCGTCTACATCTCCCACCGGATCCGGGAGGTCAAGGCGGTCGCGGATCGTGTATCCGTCCTTCGCGATGGCGAGCTCGTCACCACCGGGGAGGCGTCGGAGCTGTCGGAGTCCGACATCGTTGACCTCATCGTCGGCCGCCGGCTCGAGGCGAGGTTCCCCTCGAAGGCATCGACCGACGACCTGGGCCCGGTCCGGCTCCGCACAGAGGGCTTGTCGGGCCAGGGATTCTCCGACATCGACCTCGAGGTCCGGGCGGGTGAGATCGTGGGTCTAGCCGGAATCGAGGGCCAAGGCCAGCGTGAGCTCCTGCGTGCTCTCGCCGGCCTGCAGCGGTCCGTGGGAACAGTCCATGTGGATGGAAAGGGCGTTCGACTCCGAACGTCGACTGCCGCCGTTCGTCACGGAATTGTTTACCTCGCGCACGACCGCCACCGGGAAGGCGTACTCCCCAATCTCGGGGTTCGGGAGAATGCTGCTGCAGGCGGTCTCTCGCAGTGGGCCACCGCCGGATTCATGGTCCCGCGACGCGAGCGACCGGCGGTCCGGGCGCAGCTCGAAGAGGTCAAGGTCAAGACACCGTCGCTCGAGACAGCGATCGACGATCTGTCAGGCGGAAACCAACAGAAGGTGATGTTCAGTCGCGCGCTGCTGAACGGCAGTGCAGTTTTCCTCGCCGACGAACCCACCCAGGGCGTAGACGTTGGTGCCAGAGCGGACCTCTACGAGATGTTGCGGACGGCGGCTGCCGAGGGTATGGCCGTAATCGTGGTCTCCGCCGACTCGGCCGAACTCGAAGGGCTTTGCGACCGCGTGCTCGTAGTGTCCCGTGGCCAGATCGCCGGCCAGCTGACCGGCGACGACGTCGTGGAGCGCTCGATCACCGAGGCTGCGCTCACGGCAACAACAGTCCGCAAGGACCGGGAACTGGCGGGGGCATTCCGTCAGCACTGGTTCATGCGACTGTTGCGAAGCGACTTCGCTCCGTCGTTCGCGCTCATACCCGCTCTCATCGTACTCGGGATCATCGCCACGAACGACAGCGAGTTCTACCTCACGCAGCAGAACTTCTCTCTTACGCTACCCCTCGCGGCGACCCTGGCGCTGTTTGCGATGGGCCAACAGCTTGTCATGATGACCGGGGCTATCGATCTCTCGATCGGGCCGCTCGCCGGCCTGCAGGTTGTCATCGCGTCGTTCATGCTTGATTCGGGCGTGTCGACGGCCGGATGGGTCGGCGCGATCCTTGTCTTGCTCGGTGTCGCCGTACTGGTCGCGTCGGTTAACTGGTTGCTGACGGACCTCGTGCGGATCAACCCGCTTATCGCCACCTTGGTCACCTTCGGGGCCCTCCAGGGCGTTTCCCTGCTCCTGCGGCCGACACCGGGTGGGAGCATCACTGACGGACTCACCGACGCGATGAAGTCCGAGGTCTGGTTCATCCCGGCGGCGCTGATCGCAGCGGTGGTGCTCGCGATCGGTTTGGAACTCGCCCTCTACCGCACGATGTGGGGAATGCACGTTCGCGGCGCAGGATCGGATCGAATCGTGGCCGCAAAGGTTGGAATCTCGCCGTCCGCCATGTTGTTCCTCACGTTCCTTGGCGCAGCCCTATTCGCGACACTCGCTTCGTTCATGTTGATGGCACAGGTACGAGGCGGGAATGCCTCAGTCGGGAATGGTTTCACGCTGTCAAGCGTTGGGGCCGTGGTGCTCGGCGGGGCCAGCATCCACGGCGGACGGGGGTCCCTCCTCGGAGCGCTGATGGGGGCGCTGCTCATCACCCAGATCAACACCGTCGTGCAGTTCCTCGGCTGGGGTCGCGAGTGGCAGCTGTACCTCCTCGGAGGTCTCACCATCGCCGCCGCCGCCTCCTACTCGCTCCTAAGGAGTCGTTGA
- a CDS encoding ABC transporter permease, giving the protein MLATQRLQRVRLVATPIVLSTIGLFILSWIIEPKSVQGTAIDSMLPFAGILAIAAVGQTLVVMTRGIDLSVAGQMTMAALIVSKYSSDHGGNLVAAMLIVIVVAIVIGFANGVAVAILRVSPLVATFAMNTILAGVALSYTGGTPERAPDGLADFALRKTFGVSNSALLALLIVLVAGILGVQTVWGRQLQAVGASERASIASGIPATWIKITSYMAASLCFAGAGIVLAGFIASPTVTSGNRYLLPSIAAVVIGGTSFAGGKGRVIGTAVGAVFLSQLSQLVLSVGLPTSSQLLIEAGVLAVAIGAQTIGSRERKEQLRRGFERAVDVARGNRSVRTADERISPS; this is encoded by the coding sequence GTGTTGGCGACACAACGCCTGCAGCGCGTACGGCTGGTCGCTACGCCGATCGTCTTGTCGACGATCGGGCTGTTCATCCTGAGCTGGATCATTGAGCCGAAGAGCGTCCAGGGCACTGCCATCGATTCGATGCTGCCGTTCGCCGGGATTCTCGCCATCGCCGCAGTCGGGCAGACGCTCGTCGTCATGACGCGAGGCATCGACCTATCGGTCGCGGGGCAGATGACAATGGCCGCCCTCATCGTAAGCAAGTACTCGTCAGACCATGGCGGCAACCTCGTCGCGGCAATGCTGATCGTGATCGTCGTCGCCATCGTGATCGGGTTCGCGAATGGTGTCGCCGTGGCGATCCTGCGGGTAAGCCCACTGGTCGCAACGTTCGCAATGAACACCATTCTCGCAGGTGTTGCCCTGAGCTACACGGGAGGGACGCCGGAACGCGCACCGGATGGTCTGGCCGACTTCGCCCTCAGGAAGACGTTCGGTGTGTCCAACTCGGCCCTTCTCGCGCTTCTCATCGTCCTCGTAGCCGGCATCCTCGGCGTGCAGACGGTCTGGGGTCGGCAGCTACAAGCCGTAGGTGCCAGCGAGCGCGCGTCGATTGCGTCGGGCATACCGGCGACCTGGATCAAGATCACCAGCTACATGGCGGCATCCCTGTGCTTCGCAGGTGCCGGCATCGTGCTCGCCGGATTCATCGCATCGCCGACCGTGACCTCGGGAAACCGCTATCTCCTGCCGTCGATTGCCGCTGTGGTCATCGGCGGCACGTCGTTCGCGGGCGGAAAGGGACGCGTGATCGGCACCGCGGTGGGTGCCGTGTTCCTCAGCCAGCTATCGCAGCTCGTGTTGTCGGTGGGGCTCCCCACCTCGTCACAGCTCCTTATCGAGGCCGGGGTTCTCGCCGTTGCGATTGGCGCACAGACGATCGGATCACGAGAACGGAAGGAACAGTTGCGCCGTGGGTTCGAAAGAGCGGTCGATGTCGCCCGCGGCAACAGATCTGTCAGAACAGCGGACGAAAGGATTTCGCCATCATGA
- a CDS encoding cupin domain-containing protein, with protein MTAHTPGLEDYEASIGELAGRYVDVDDLAWQPTPVKGVDMKVLLRDPDTGLLTALFRWEPDTKLDLHEHIEIEQSFVLSGSLTDEEGTVTAGNFVWRPKGNRHSPWTDDGVLLIAFFLKPNRFLEGAAAGQELA; from the coding sequence ATGACTGCGCACACCCCTGGCCTCGAGGACTACGAGGCCTCCATCGGAGAGCTCGCGGGCCGGTATGTCGATGTCGACGACCTCGCCTGGCAACCGACGCCCGTCAAGGGCGTCGATATGAAGGTCCTGCTCCGCGACCCCGACACCGGCCTCCTGACAGCGCTGTTCCGTTGGGAACCAGACACGAAGCTCGATCTTCACGAGCACATCGAGATCGAGCAGTCCTTCGTCTTGTCCGGCTCGCTCACCGACGAGGAAGGCACCGTCACTGCCGGCAACTTCGTGTGGCGCCCCAAGGGGAACCGGCATTCTCCCTGGACCGACGACGGAGTCCTGCTCATCGCCTTCTTCTTGAAGCCCAATCGCTTTCTCGAAGGAGCCGCCGCTGGTCAGGAGCTGGCCTGA
- a CDS encoding acyl-CoA dehydrogenase family protein, whose translation MTDIDLLRSTVSGLTASYGPAYFARKTAAGESAQELWDDLAQSGFVGVNVPVEFGGGGMGLTELAIVAEETAAAGCPLMMLVVSPGLCVPLITTLGTEAQKQRWLPSLAEGAKMAFAVTEADAGSNTHNVKLRAERRGSTWVLSGSKTYISGVDEAANLMVVARTGTHERSGRARLSMFIVPSGSPGIELQPIPTAVRAAERQFSVFLDEVEVADDHLLGDEGDGLRQLFGGLNPERVMSGAVCIGLSRFCLTKAVDYARDRHVWDVPIGAHQAVAHPLAEAKIECDVAKIALYEAARAHDTGRDVGELANMAKYVCAKSARSAFDSAVQTHGGNGLAIEYGLADLWGLVRLYEIAPVSREMILNHIAQHTLGLPKSY comes from the coding sequence GTGACAGACATCGACCTCCTGCGTTCGACGGTCAGTGGGCTCACTGCGTCGTATGGACCCGCGTACTTCGCGCGGAAGACGGCGGCGGGTGAGTCCGCACAGGAGCTCTGGGATGACCTCGCCCAGTCCGGGTTCGTGGGGGTCAACGTTCCCGTCGAGTTCGGCGGCGGGGGTATGGGGCTCACCGAGCTCGCGATCGTGGCCGAGGAGACAGCAGCCGCCGGCTGTCCGCTGATGATGCTGGTCGTGTCGCCCGGTCTGTGCGTCCCGCTGATCACGACCCTGGGAACGGAGGCCCAGAAGCAGCGATGGCTCCCTTCGTTGGCCGAGGGAGCGAAAATGGCCTTCGCTGTGACCGAAGCGGATGCAGGCTCGAACACCCACAACGTCAAGCTGCGTGCCGAGCGACGCGGGAGCACGTGGGTTCTGTCGGGGTCGAAGACGTACATCTCAGGCGTCGACGAGGCCGCGAACCTCATGGTCGTGGCCCGTACGGGCACACACGAGAGGTCAGGACGCGCGCGCCTCTCTATGTTCATCGTCCCCTCCGGCTCTCCAGGGATCGAGCTCCAGCCGATTCCGACCGCAGTCCGGGCGGCCGAGCGGCAATTCTCGGTCTTTCTCGACGAGGTCGAGGTGGCCGATGACCACCTCCTCGGCGACGAGGGGGACGGGCTCCGCCAGTTGTTCGGAGGACTCAATCCGGAACGGGTCATGTCTGGCGCCGTCTGTATCGGTCTGAGCCGCTTCTGCCTCACCAAGGCGGTCGACTATGCCCGGGACCGCCATGTCTGGGACGTCCCCATCGGAGCACATCAGGCGGTGGCTCACCCCCTTGCCGAGGCGAAGATCGAGTGTGACGTCGCAAAGATCGCGCTGTACGAGGCGGCACGGGCCCATGACACCGGTCGTGACGTGGGGGAGCTCGCGAACATGGCCAAGTACGTGTGCGCGAAGTCGGCTCGGTCGGCGTTCGACTCGGCTGTACAGACCCACGGCGGCAACGGACTGGCGATCGAGTACGGCCTCGCAGATCTCTGGGGGCTAGTGCGTCTCTACGAAATTGCTCCCGTCAGTCGCGAAATGATCCTGAACCACATAGCCCAACACACGTTGGGCCTCCCGAAGTCCTATTGA
- a CDS encoding NDMA-dependent alcohol dehydrogenase — MMWAPSGNFEITEVEVDDPKANEVLVRYEYAGLCHSDEHLRHGDLTIDPPMVGGHEGSGVIEAVGPGVTAVEPGDHIVTSWMPTCGGVCRFCMMGKSNLCDNGQFLMAGTMLDGTQRVHARGMGMGGVDLLGTFSQWNVIPESACVKVDKGLPLDILAITACGVPTGWGSAVYAADTRPGDVVVIYGVGGIGVNAVQGARHAGAEIIVAVDPVEFKRETAAQLGATHTFASAEEAYEFVWPETHGQGADSAIVTVGIVEPGVVSEAFRVIRKAGTVVVTALANPETRLEIPSLELTLYEKRLVGSLFGSGNPHQDIRTVIRLWQSGNLKLEELITNRYPLEDVNKGYDDLLAGINIRGILDIAH, encoded by the coding sequence GTGATGTGGGCCCCCTCTGGAAACTTCGAGATCACCGAAGTCGAGGTGGACGATCCGAAGGCGAATGAGGTACTCGTCCGCTACGAGTACGCGGGGTTGTGTCATTCCGACGAGCACCTCCGTCACGGCGACCTGACCATCGATCCGCCGATGGTCGGTGGGCATGAGGGAAGTGGCGTGATCGAAGCCGTCGGACCGGGGGTAACTGCGGTCGAGCCTGGAGATCACATTGTCACGTCCTGGATGCCGACGTGTGGCGGGGTGTGCCGCTTTTGCATGATGGGCAAGAGCAACCTCTGTGACAACGGCCAGTTCCTGATGGCTGGCACGATGCTCGACGGGACCCAGCGCGTCCACGCCCGTGGAATGGGAATGGGGGGTGTAGACCTGCTCGGGACCTTCTCCCAGTGGAACGTGATTCCCGAGTCGGCATGTGTGAAGGTGGACAAAGGCCTGCCGCTTGACATTCTCGCGATCACCGCTTGTGGTGTACCCACTGGTTGGGGCTCCGCCGTCTATGCCGCCGACACCCGGCCCGGTGACGTGGTCGTGATCTACGGTGTAGGCGGAATCGGGGTGAACGCCGTGCAGGGTGCGCGCCACGCCGGCGCAGAGATCATCGTCGCCGTCGACCCCGTCGAGTTCAAGAGAGAGACAGCGGCCCAGCTCGGTGCGACCCATACCTTTGCTTCCGCAGAGGAGGCCTACGAGTTCGTCTGGCCGGAGACCCACGGCCAAGGCGCGGACAGCGCGATCGTGACCGTCGGAATCGTCGAACCTGGCGTCGTTTCCGAAGCCTTTCGCGTGATCCGCAAGGCCGGCACCGTCGTCGTGACGGCCCTTGCGAATCCCGAGACGAGGCTCGAGATCCCGAGCCTCGAGCTCACACTGTACGAGAAGCGCCTAGTCGGCTCGCTCTTCGGGTCCGGAAACCCACACCAGGACATCCGAACTGTCATCCGTCTCTGGCAGAGCGGAAACCTCAAGCTCGAGGAGCTCATCACGAACCGCTACCCCCTGGAGGACGTGAACAAGGGATATGACGATCTCCTGGCCGGCATCAACATCAGAGGGATCCTCGACATCGCCCATTGA
- a CDS encoding TetR/AcrR family transcriptional regulator, with translation MRTGDYAELPTADAIREAAADLFLEHGYAATTLREIADRVGLKVGSLYNHIDSKEQLLGEILRTVMTSLHGEIDAALSHVDDDAVERFHRVFEAHIRFHAEHARKVFIGNSEMRSLSDQDSRKVRRSRREYEAKIRGLIDDIASQTEAVVIDPQFQTYVILAMAPHLASWYDPAGPRSLDEIVNIYRALAVRQLGLSDDRLEPLMKPIEVNGELSE, from the coding sequence GTGCGAACCGGTGACTATGCGGAGCTTCCAACCGCCGACGCCATCCGCGAGGCGGCAGCCGATCTGTTCCTGGAGCACGGGTACGCAGCGACGACTCTCCGCGAGATCGCCGATCGCGTGGGTCTGAAGGTGGGATCTCTCTACAACCACATCGATAGTAAGGAGCAGTTGCTGGGAGAGATCCTGCGCACGGTCATGACCAGCCTCCATGGCGAGATCGACGCTGCTCTCTCGCATGTCGATGACGACGCCGTTGAGAGGTTCCACCGCGTCTTCGAAGCCCATATCCGATTCCACGCCGAGCACGCGCGAAAGGTGTTCATCGGGAACTCGGAGATGCGGTCGCTGTCGGATCAGGATTCCCGCAAGGTTCGCCGTAGCCGTCGGGAATACGAAGCGAAGATCCGTGGCCTCATCGATGACATCGCGTCGCAGACAGAGGCCGTCGTGATCGATCCTCAGTTCCAAACCTACGTAATCCTAGCCATGGCTCCTCACCTGGCGTCGTGGTACGACCCGGCGGGCCCACGATCACTCGATGAGATCGTGAACATCTACAGAGCGCTCGCTGTGAGGCAACTCGGCCTGAGTGACGATCGCCTCGAGCCCCTGATGAAGCCGATCGAGGTCAACGGCGAGCTATCGGAATGA
- a CDS encoding nuclear transport factor 2 family protein: protein MSTTEDRIAELERRLGELESVREIQELKYQYAAYCDDNYDPDGIASLFTEDGRWIVDGVGGNNEGREEIREHFRALSGPIPWALHYMIAPSITINPDGDSATGTFYLLCLATIARTDDPSEFDAVLITIQYTDKFLRQDGTWLFEELMGKTHHVSDWTEGWVRQPLRP, encoded by the coding sequence ATGAGCACGACCGAGGACAGGATCGCCGAGCTTGAACGACGCCTTGGCGAACTGGAGTCCGTCCGAGAAATCCAAGAGCTCAAGTACCAGTACGCTGCCTACTGCGATGACAACTACGACCCAGACGGGATTGCTTCACTCTTCACTGAGGACGGCCGGTGGATCGTCGATGGCGTCGGCGGAAACAACGAAGGACGTGAAGAGATCCGCGAGCACTTCCGCGCTCTGTCGGGCCCAATCCCCTGGGCGTTGCACTACATGATTGCGCCCAGCATCACGATCAATCCTGACGGGGACTCGGCGACGGGCACCTTCTATCTCCTGTGCTTGGCCACTATCGCCCGCACCGACGATCCCTCCGAGTTTGATGCCGTTCTGATCACGATCCAGTACACGGACAAGTTCCTCCGCCAGGACGGAACCTGGCTGTTCGAGGAACTCATGGGCAAGACCCACCACGTGTCGGACTGGACGGAGGGCTGGGTCCGCCAACCCCTGCGCCCCTAG
- a CDS encoding substrate-binding domain-containing protein has protein sequence MSRNSTRRRLWWRLVALLAVLALVAAACGDDDDDGAAGDDGASSDDGSTGDDGASSDDGSTGDDGASSDDGSTGDDGASSDDGSTGDDGSTGDDGSTGDDGASSGDPLPIGELCGDGEVRIAHVDGFGANTWRQIVVAELLDEASACPNITVEYAQADFDLQTYITAINSFVAQGFDAIVTYDDFGNQALGVLQDATDAGVVVVPYIADPGGTVGEDYAGYVEYDFEAEGNAMADWLHENFGPDGNLLFVGGIPGNPASLGLMEIVRSRLDEIGSDITFLSDEPIDTNWDPAEEQRVMAGVLTQFDDIDFIVSDYGVASKGGIRAFVNAGRPHPPLATSASDNELGCLWQELSPEMPDFELLSIDGTTQTVRVALRKALAALNGLPDNEPEQFELITFIDTVNGQDPPCDEDLPPDADLSAGLTTEQLQELFG, from the coding sequence GTGAGCCGAAACTCGACTAGGCGTCGCCTGTGGTGGCGTCTCGTCGCACTTCTCGCCGTCCTCGCGTTGGTCGCTGCCGCGTGTGGTGACGACGATGACGACGGCGCGGCCGGTGACGACGGTGCATCCAGCGACGACGGGTCAACCGGTGACGACGGTGCATCCAGCGACGACGGGTCAACCGGTGACGACGGTGCATCCAGCGACGACGGGTCAACCGGTGACGACGGTGCATCCAGCGACGACGGGTCAACCGGTGACGACGGGTCAACCGGTGACGACGGGTCAACCGGTGACGACGGTGCATCCAGCGGCGATCCGTTGCCGATCGGCGAGCTGTGTGGCGATGGAGAGGTCCGGATCGCTCATGTCGACGGTTTCGGTGCCAACACCTGGCGTCAGATCGTGGTTGCCGAGTTGTTGGACGAGGCCTCGGCGTGTCCGAACATCACTGTGGAGTACGCGCAGGCGGACTTCGATCTTCAGACCTACATCACAGCGATCAATTCGTTCGTCGCGCAGGGTTTCGACGCGATCGTGACCTATGACGACTTCGGCAACCAGGCACTGGGCGTGCTTCAGGATGCGACCGATGCCGGCGTCGTCGTGGTTCCGTACATCGCTGATCCTGGTGGCACGGTGGGCGAGGACTACGCCGGCTACGTCGAGTACGACTTCGAAGCCGAGGGCAACGCGATGGCCGACTGGCTCCATGAAAACTTCGGGCCTGACGGCAACCTCCTCTTCGTCGGCGGCATCCCCGGGAACCCGGCCTCGCTGGGTTTGATGGAAATCGTCCGGAGCCGACTCGACGAGATCGGTAGCGACATCACCTTCCTCAGCGACGAGCCGATCGACACCAACTGGGACCCAGCCGAGGAACAGCGCGTGATGGCCGGCGTCCTGACGCAGTTCGACGACATCGACTTCATCGTCTCGGACTACGGCGTCGCATCCAAGGGCGGTATCCGTGCCTTCGTCAATGCCGGACGTCCGCACCCGCCACTCGCCACATCGGCTTCAGACAACGAGCTCGGCTGCCTGTGGCAGGAGCTCTCGCCCGAGATGCCGGACTTCGAGCTGCTCTCGATCGACGGGACCACCCAAACTGTCCGCGTAGCGCTCCGTAAGGCATTGGCCGCCCTCAACGGGCTCCCTGACAACGAGCCCGAGCAATTCGAGCTCATCACGTTCATCGACACAGTCAACGGGCAGGATCCTCCCTGTGACGAAGACCTTCCCCCCGACGCCGACCTCTCGGCTGGGCTGACGACCGAACAGCTCCAAGAACTCTTCGGCTGA
- a CDS encoding LLM class flavin-dependent oxidoreductase: MNVALWYDFRNPGPWRQAYASLYSELLDQIEWVDDLGCFESVWLSEHHFTEDGYLPAVTPMMAAIAQRTRRIRIGTQVLLAPLHHPLRLAEEIAVVDQLSGGRVELGLAPGYRAHEFEVLGIPRQQRGSRTDETIELLLQAWTGEPFSHHGRHFDFDDVIVTPPPSQSPHPPIWIGGSSVAAAQRAVRFGAAFLADQGTPPEAIDAFVQAQRQLTSNNLRPLGTNRMIYVCDDTEQGWQEIEPHLRYQENVYEAWYRDEKPGPHDTPETMRERTPMSREVNIVGTPDEVVAEITRQHGDQPFDLLTFWARPPGLSISSSNRSIEMFAAEVEPRLSAL, from the coding sequence ATGAACGTCGCGCTCTGGTACGACTTCCGCAACCCAGGGCCATGGCGCCAGGCGTACGCGTCTCTCTACAGCGAGCTACTCGACCAGATCGAGTGGGTCGACGACCTCGGCTGCTTCGAGTCGGTGTGGCTCTCAGAACACCACTTCACCGAGGATGGCTATCTGCCGGCCGTCACGCCGATGATGGCAGCCATCGCCCAACGCACCCGGAGGATACGGATCGGCACCCAGGTTCTGCTGGCGCCACTCCACCATCCTTTACGACTCGCCGAAGAGATCGCGGTCGTCGATCAGTTGTCGGGGGGACGCGTCGAGTTGGGTTTGGCACCGGGCTATCGGGCCCACGAGTTTGAGGTTCTAGGGATCCCCCGTCAACAGCGCGGGTCGCGAACCGACGAGACCATCGAGTTGCTCCTCCAAGCCTGGACAGGCGAGCCGTTCTCTCATCACGGCCGGCATTTCGACTTCGACGACGTGATTGTCACTCCACCCCCCTCACAGAGCCCGCACCCGCCGATCTGGATCGGGGGGTCCAGTGTCGCCGCCGCACAGAGGGCGGTTCGATTCGGAGCTGCATTCCTCGCCGATCAGGGGACACCACCGGAAGCTATCGACGCCTTCGTCCAAGCGCAGCGTCAGCTCACAAGTAATAACCTGCGCCCGCTCGGGACTAACCGGATGATCTATGTCTGCGACGATACCGAGCAAGGTTGGCAGGAGATCGAACCACACCTCAGGTACCAGGAGAACGTCTACGAAGCGTGGTACCGCGATGAGAAGCCAGGACCGCACGACACGCCCGAAACCATGCGTGAACGCACACCGATGTCGCGCGAGGTGAACATCGTCGGTACGCCCGATGAAGTGGTGGCTGAGATAACTCGGCAGCACGGCGACCAGCCCTTCGATCTGCTGACGTTCTGGGCGCGGCCTCCGGGGTTGTCCATCTCGAGCAGCAACCGATCAATAGAGATGTTCGCTGCGGAGGTGGAGCCCCGGTTGAGCGCGCTCTGA